The sequence tttatgtatttttaaattatttaatttttatattgatgagttaaaataaataaaatgagtttgaagtaacaaaaaaaataatttattaacttttaatctattttttttatttttcttcattttttttttccttctacttttcctttatattttctttccctcacattttccctcaaattttccgagaaccaaacatagcctaaaactTTGACCCTTAAATCTAGTCATGGACTAATCAGATGGTGTCACAAATATATGAATAGATGAGATGATATCACCTGTACGACAACCAATTAAAAAATGTCTTAGTGTTCGcttaaatatactttttttttaaaaaaaaaaaaacaaaaaatgaaaatgaaaatttttgtactAGAAAGTTAGCCaatgtctttaaaaaaatcagtttgattttttttttaggtaattaaaactttttaatgCATCAATTTTCgtaaacaatttttagaaattattaggtttttaatataattattgaaaaaaatcttatattttatatagaaattattacaaattcagtAAACATAAATCATTTTGTTATAGTATATCCATATATGAGGATAGGTTAAGAGAGCGTTtacttttttaactttttattgaaaataatttgttttcatattttaagttatttgtttttctatttttttatgacttattataaactttttgttgaataaaaaaggcaatatattggttttgttttgctttctaatgtttaataaaaataggatattaaaaaaataatataatacttaacactattaaatattaaaactctatttagaattaactaaaaaaaatcacttaattattttataatattcaacTACCATCATTTGGGTGACTTGTTATAAAATCTAAAGAGTGGATTTTagtcattttatttgaaaacccaATTAGCATCCAATGAGGGTTGGTTAAGCCTTTTTACATCATTTATTTGGTAATGCATCATCAAACTTAAAAATGGTATTATTGCAACTAATATTATCATTGAAGTGGATTTAGTTATGCTCTCTAGATaagaattatattattaatatatcgTTTATGTCATATGATGTTACATTATTTACGGTATATTTGATAGTGTTtctattcaaaatgttttaGTAAAAGTGTTTTAATGAAAAAGTCATCTATCAATATACTATAAGTGATTTCCTAATAGTATAAGTGTTGGTAGTACGTAACTCATATTGAGTGGAAgacattgagaaaaaaaaacaaaaacaaaaaacaaaagcaaagtAGAATGGAATGGAGCGAAACGACGATATTTGTCATtcaagtttgtatttttattgttgtggGTGAACGATAGGTTGCAGGGGGACAACACCCCCCGCAGTACGGTTCAAgagtatttttgaaatttcattatcaaagggctaatataaatatcattttttatgtaaccctaatttgatATATAATGAAAGTCTTCTTCTCTGTTCCCGTAGACGTAGGCAAACTGTCGAATCACGTTAAATCTGtatgtttttcttttcgttttctctatttttcaccATAAATTGTTGCATGGATTTCAACAATAagtgctttttaaaatttttaaaagtgcttcttaaattttgttaaaaaaaaatttcaaaaacattttttaggctaaaaacacttcctaaattTACTATCAAATGAACTCTTAGAatccgtttgatagtgattttaggaaaactttttttaacatttttaatacttgaaaatttttatcatttaagtgttaaaaatattttttagaatcactgtcaaacaaattcttaaacTCAAATAACTCGGTGTtcaattgaaaacattttttattattctattttgaaaaatagaaaataataataatttttatatgaaatataaaaactttcaaaaacttagattgaaaaagtaaaaactgactaaaaattttgaagtactaaaaaattttacttcaaatttaaaagtttttaaaaataatttttaaagttataagtCTAAATTTTCTACCtaagagtttctatttttttttatagaataatttctatttttaaaaatcgaaaaTAAGAAATGTATCCAAACAAAGCCTAACGTTCCATtcgaatatattttttttataaaattagtagTGTTGACTTAAAGCATAGACTTAcgttttgaattttgttttaactTCTCTTGGCCCTGGTAACGagtctttaaaaattaatagtacatcttatttttcctttttctctttatgactaaaagaaaaaggatcaTGTAGAAAAGTAGGCTTGTGGATGATGGGCCTAATGGGCCTCACCCAAGTTCATCCATGGAAATTGTATCATAGTTTGTATCAATAAACGCATAGACCAAAAGCATTTCAGCAATAATaccattattatattaaaatttgtatttaaaaaacattatttttatgatattaattagaatttttttccatatataattaaatatgagaaatattttacaagttttttttatttatttatacttttttctttatttcctttcctttaaacttattttatttatacttttttaaagagttttaaaaaaataaataaaatttattaatgctTAGTTCCtcgaaaatattaagaaaataaaataattattaagaagattttttagaaaaaaatataaaagaaattcaaaaatagttatttttagttaaaaattcatgtattttaaaattatttatttaatctttatataataaagaaaaataagtgaaattaaccGTGTAGATATTAAAAGTTAGACAAACATTTTTTACAGGCCAAATAAACCCCTGACACCTTGAGTCGAGAATGgattttgataccatttgtaattaTCCGCTTTCaactatgtagatattatcAATTTTGAATCTAAATTAGTTTTCATAACTTTAAAACGTGTTTATATGGTTAAAAAGAGTTCATACTTACTAGTATAAAAAAGTTTCTATGTAATATGGttatgaatttaaatttgagaAGAAGAGTCTGCAGCTTGTTCTGGTCCCTCCAGCAAGGTAAGAACTTCCCCAAGACCGTGAACAACAAGCCAATCACTGTAATACATGTCCGGAAAAGCAACTGAAACTTCGTTCAGCTTCAATGTATCACCAGATCTCGTAATGTTAATGGTAAAGCCCTCCAAAGATGTCGGCAACATTGACCCATCATCAAAATTAACCAGATCAGACCATGAAACCTTGCATGGAAGAACATGCCGAAGAAAGATTGACGATGAAATGTTGCTAAAATTACCAACACGATCCATCATAACTTCATCAGCTGGGGCGAGAACTGTCATCTTTGTGCCATCTCTAAACCCTAGCAATTACAAATCAAGAAACGAAGCCATCACAGAGTATCCTCTGGACCTTAACACTCCGCTTGCTTCATCAAAAGAATCACCACCTGAAGAAGCAATTGCATCATCTGTGCATCCCGTATTAGGGCTAGGGCTTCGAGTCAGGCCTAAAGCCGGGAAATTCGGATCGAAGAACTTATCCAcccaaaaaatgatcaaagaacCATCATCGAACAAAGGCGACGAGGTGATATTAACATTGTTTAACGAAATTTGAGAATCGGAAGCGGCACTGGTGACTATCAACGAGTGGTTGGCGAACATCGTCGGAATCTTGGCTCCGACGGGAAGCGAACGGAGGCTTTCGAAAGATAAAGCTAGGGGCGAGGAATGGAATTGGAGTAGGGAGAGCGGAGGCTGACCGGATTCGATAAATGCGGCGTCGGAAGCAGCGAACAAGGTGGCCGACGGCGATTTGGGAAGTAGGGTCTGAGAGACGAGTTCGAGGGTGAGGGACATGGAGACGTAGCCCGAATCAGAGAGGATTTCTGCAGCGTCGAGGATTGTTTGGGATGGGAGAGATGAGGAGAGGGAGAAGAGACAGAAAATGATGAGAGAAGTGAGAAGAGAGTACGCCATTAATGGTAGGTCCGGAagatttttagggtttaggttgCAGATTTTCTATATGAACGAAGGAGAGAGGATTCTGGcgggaaagaaaaatgaaacgtGGCGGCATGGAATTTGTTAATCAACAAGGGGAATCAAAAGTTCGTTAAGAAGTAGTTGTTAAACTCTTCCAGAGAAATGACGGAAGTACCCCTTCAGGATTTGAGTTTTACGTGGCCTTTGTGGGGTCGTTACCCTACTTGGCTGGGTTCTGTTGTGTCGATATGAACATTTTACTCGAATCAATAAACCATAGAACAATTCTTTCACAATAACATAAGTAGGATGGAGAGATTGGACCACGTGGATTATTCGAATTCACACGAAAAACATAAACATTATGTcttatctaataaaattgtttattgTCAATTCTAACATTTGTCCCATTTTGTGAGATCTATTTTGTAACAAGATGATTGTAAGAGTCTAAAAGAACTAGTGAAGAACCTCTTAAAGCAAAGGCAATtacaagaattttttaaaagaaagatgaCAATGGGAGACTTGCCCAAGCAGATATTCGAGGTAGAACCATGGAGCCTTGAGACACACCATTACGATGAGCATCGGACCAGAAACCTCTTGCAACCTCTTAacaatgttttttgtttgttgttcCACAAGGAGTTCAAAGGAGTCATCATTGATACTGTGAAGGTTTCGATGTTGGCCGGAACGACGCTACCACCCATTGATACTGCAATGATCCAACCATAATTCTCTTACAAATGGTATGATCATTCTTTGGAATGTACCCTGTAATTGAAATTCTCCTTCCTTTCGGATGTGGTGACCATATATGGCCTTGGTTGATGTTTCTCTCCTTAAAACTATTTGCCTGGGCCCATTTAGTATTACCATAATACTAATAaaggatattttatttaatttttaaattaccatattgtaaaattattattattattttttaatatttaaatgaaatattttattcgtaaatatgaaaaattataatgtatatgtatattacaataataatataatcatGTAGTATTTTAACAcattaaatattgaataaaggtgaaattaatcataatgacttaaaactaaaacaaatcatcaaatcaaataaaatatttcttaatgtGATGTGGGTATCATCTATAAGGTGGGCCGAAATATTTATTCCATGTGTCTTGTGCATAGTTGTCATACCACGCATCACCTTTTCTTCGATCATAATCACCATATTCTATCGCCCTTCCTCGTTGTTCAAATGAGAAGCCAACTTCCTCTTGTGCAGGTTCGTCAAAAGAGCCAATCTCCTCTCGTGGAGGATCAGTAGAAGCTTTAGTAGAAGACTCATAAtcttttttcatgtaaaagaaaacgataaagacaaaaaattaaaacGATGATAAGCCATAAGGGTAAAATatgagagagaagagaaaaagtaaaccTTTTGGCTTAGAAGAAAAGCAACCCATCTTTTCTAAGttcaacttcttctttttttaattgtctTCATGGAATCTCTTTTTATAGCGGATAAAGTCCTTTAATTAGCATGATAATGGAAAGAGAGGAATTTGGGAAGAGAATCcccttttaatattttcaaaataaaatagactCTCTTAAAGTTTTTagaatattaaagaaagaaaatacgaaggaataataaaaggaaatatatatatatatatatatatatatatatatatataaagttttagGACAATTGTGTTTTAGACATTGggtcaaaaaaattaagatttggtccatataaattacataattgatggaaaaaatataaaatatgaagagaccaatatatctttcaaaactattttttatcataatgtTTGACCAacttttttatgttaattttttttaataattattttgaaatttaatatttttagaaaactatttttttttaaaaatatattctaaaaatatatcatttaaaaaaaataaatttgacatatttttagttattttttatatacacaattttttaaaaaatatactttccaagatgattgatttttaaataataatgataataatttatttttatttttttagaaaagggtgtattttttaaattatattgaatttaattgaggtttacaaaaggAATCTTGGCTCCGACGGGAAGCGAACGGAGGCTTTCAAAAGATAAAGCTAGGGGCGAGGAATGGAATTGGAGTAGGGAGAGCGGAGGCTGACCGGATTCGATAAATGCGGCGTCGGAAGCAGCGAACAAGGTGGCCGACGGCGATTTGGGAAGTAGGGTCTGAGAGACGAGTTCGAGGGTGAGGGACATGGAGACGTAGCCCGAATCAGAGAGGATTTCTGCAGCGTCGAGGATTGTTTGGGATGGGAGAGAAGAGGAGAGGGAGAAGAGACAGAAAATGATGAGAGAAGTGAGAAGAGAGTACGCCATTAATGGTAGGTCCGGAagatttttagggtttaggttgCAGATTTTCTATATGAACGAAGGAGAAAGGATTCTGGcgggaaagaaaaatgaaacgtGTCGGCATGGGATTTGTTGATCAACAAGGGGAATCAAAAGTTCGTTAAGAAGTAGTTGTTAAACTCTTCCAGAGAAATGACGGAAGTACCCCTTCAGGATTTGAGTTTTACGTTGTATTGGGCCTACCGTGGATGATGGGCCTTTGTGGGGTCGTCACCCTACTTGGCTGGGTTCGGTTGTGTCGATATGAACATTTTACTCGAATCAATAAACCATATAACAATTCTTTCACAATAACATAAGTAGGATGGAGAGATTGGACCACGTGGATTATTCAAATTCACACGAAAAACATAAACATTATATCTTATctaataaattacaaaaataatttttaaagttataagtCTAAATTTTCTACCtaagagtttctattttttttttttatagaataatttctatttttaaaaatcgaaaaTAAGAAATGTATCTAAACAAATCCTAACATtcgaatatattttttattttgattttttttataaaattagtagTGTTGACTTAAAGCATAGACTTacgttttaaattttgttttaacttcTCTTGGCCCTGGTAACGagtctttaaaaattaatagtacatcttatttttcctttttctctttatgactaaaagaaaaaggatcaTGTAGAAAAGTAGGCTTGTGGATGATGGGCCTAATGGGCCTCACCCAAGTTCATCCATGGAAGTTGTATCGTAGTTTGTATCTATAAACGCATAGACCAAAAGAATTTCAGCAATAATaccattattatattaaaatttgtatttaaaaaacattatttttatgatattaattagaattttttttccatatataattaaatatgagaaatattttacaagttttttttttatttatagttttttctttagttcctttcctttaaacttattttatttatactttttgaaagagttttaagaaaataaataaaatttattaatgcttagttcctaaaaaatattaagaaaataaaataattattaagaaaaatgattttctcatatttgattttttagaaaaaatataaaagaaattcaaaatagttatttttagttaaaaattcatgtattttaaaattatttattcaatctttatataataaagaaaaataagtgaaatgaatcgTGTAGATATCAAAAGTTAGACAAACATTCCTTACAGGGTCAAATAAATCCCTGACACCTTGGGTCAAGAATGGACTTTGATATCATTTGCAATGACCCGTTTTTAATTGTGTAAATATTGTCTGCTTTGAATCCAAATGAGCtttcataactttaaaatgtgtttatgTAGTTAAAAATAGTTCATACTTACAGGAACTTTCTACCTGTTTGATGTGAGATATcgttctttgtttttaaaataattctctatTTTGGGAACAATTGATAAGTAATGTGTTTGAAACATGGCCTTAAATTTCTTTATATGGTGGGCTGGGCCCCAAAGAACCAGTGGCCAATATTTGCGACCCAGATCAAGTACTGTTTACTTGGTCCATATTCTTTGGGTCCCCAGACCACCTTGGGATACAACTGCAGGGTGATTTCCGTTCATTTGTATTTACTAATAATGTTCCATCCATCAGTCTTGGATTCcgaaattatttaaattgaaaattcaatttctattaaaatttcaaacgtCTACATCATTTCAGTGGGGCATTTCTTGCACAGTAGCGCAGAATCCAGGTGGTGCCTCATTTTGCTTGGGCTAACTCCACATTGAAGCCCAGCCCAAACAATTTTGAGCTTTAAAATCTGCCCAGACCTGGCCCaagtttgcttttctttttccctttttggtcAGGCTTCAACACTGaacacttattttaattatagaaaaacagaggaaagaaaaaaaatggaagaaaataaaaaatggattaaaatttaatacattatttttatatattttttcaattttatttttattttttttatattatgtaaaaattaaataatttaaaaatataaattttttgagaaattttaattatatttatatatttatatatttttcacaatgaaaccaagaaaaaattatttttatttccaggATATGGAAATGAATTGTTAAAATAATATACCGTtattgcttaaaaaaaaaaaaaatggagaaatgaTTCTCATAAAAATTGAGGAATTTAACACAGGTAAAgagtgaaattgaatagttcAGTTCATGAACCCTAGAGCTTACCTTTTGTCtagcaggaaaaaaaaaaatagttaaaaatatattttgtatgaGTGGAAAAATAGAAGGTTACTgctagagaaaaataaaaataaaattggagcATTTATTTTGAGTTATATTCCATTAATCCAATAAGAATATATACAAGTTCTTAACActtcgttttttattttgattttttttttcttgcttattATCCCTCCATGTACACCATTTTCGGAAAATACAGAGAGCTAAGAAGAACACGCAGTCATATTGgaagtaaaaaaggaaaacatgagaTTACCCAGAGGGGAAAGGGTTGTCAGCACTACTGTGGTATGAAATAATGGGAAgtactatatatgtatatatgtatatatacacaCGACTCCAAAACAAGGCAACAAATTATATATTGTACTggaaatcaagaaaatagaGCAGACTGCAAACAAATGAAATGACAAGACGGTGCACTCGGTTATGATTCTTCCCTCTCACCTGCTCTCTCACTGTGTGCAAATGCCAACCAGTCTGCAACTCTTCATCTTTTCCTTACGGGTACAGTCTACTCGATACTTCCCCAAGTCTTCTTCAACATGTCATCAATGCACCACCCAGCACATCAATCCTTTCTGTGGGGGGCTTCCTTTCCCCCAAATGCATGGCTGGAAAGTAACCAGCCTGGTTGTCCCAAGTCCCAACTCCAAGGAcctaatttcttatttatagttttcaattttatttttgggttgcaAAATAACGATATTTTATGAGAATGGGTCTTTGAATAATTAAACAATTGCAGCATTAAGTTGTGTTCGGAAAAATATTCAGGGGCTATCTGCATGCAAATAGTATAAGGGAAAATCAAGTCTTAGAAAATATGCCACATGTTCATGGTTAGGGAGATGAAAGCAATCAATGATAGAAAAACCAGAGAACCAGAGAATGGGTGGTGGGAATCTGCTTGCACCAGCAGCCAAAAACCCAGATGAATGGTTGTGTGACTGCAATGAATAGCAATGGGCATGCTTGAACAAAATGCGGGCAGCCACTTTTCAGAACACTCTTAGCTAAGCATTGTCCTTCTAAAGAAAGGTCGTTTCATCTGCTATCAGCCTAACGCTAAACTCCCCCCCCCTAGGATCATTACAGCCGTCCATCTGGATGATTGAATGTTATGAGTGTACGaaaagtttaattcatttttttgggGAGAGAATAATAGTACGAAACTTATGGACTTGTCTACGATATTCGAGAAAATTCAAACAAGATATAATGACTACCCTGAATCTATAGCTCAGCATTCCCACAGATTTCCCTGTCTCCTgatctcatttattatttatagtcCCTCAATTTCCTCCTTTCTTCCTCGTACCTACCCTTTCCATCCTCCCTACCTCACCCCCACCAACTCTCAAAAAGGCACAGTCACATGACAGTGAACAGGCCTTTTATTAGTGGTTTTAGTATTAGTTCCTGATATCCGGTGAATTTTGCCCGCGTTGCTTCCATGCAAGATCGtgtccttttgtttttcttttcttttcaactcACAAGCAACtgattattttggttttgttttggttttaggTGGctgtgtttgatttttcttttgaagtgaTACAGTGGGAGGGTTTTGTGGAAGAAGGAGCTCTCTTTAGTCCAGTCCGAGACAGCTTCAAGGCTGATACGTGGCTGCTGACTCGTTGCTTCAAGAACTCATCACATACGCCTGGAAAAGTTGATGGTTTTTTGATCCAACGATGCAGGAGCTGCGTTCAGTTATGGCTGTCACGTCTTGGACTGAAGGGAGCTCCCTTGTATTCCACAGCACTCAATGATCTTGTATCTATAATTTGAGcttaaattaattactttttctGTATACCCAGTTCTTCATGAACACTTTTATAACTTCCCTGACTCTAATACAATTCATATTATGTGTTTTGATATTGCTAGGCCATTCCCCACAACGTCAAGAGGTGCATGCAGGTGCAGAGCCCTGGATATGGGGTCACCATGATGGAGCTGCACTGCAGTGGGCTTTACGTGACTCAAACCAGCAGACAGCTTTCTCAGTTCCATTTATGGACTATGGGGGGTATGAACTATGAAGAATGGGCCTGCTGCCATGCCCTTCTCTCAATGTCTTTATAGAGTTCCCTAGCTTGTTGGTGACTGATCTGATATTCAGTAATGGAAAAAAGTCCTCTGATGGCTGTCATAGATTGGTATGCCATGGGCTGGTATTGTGATTGTTCTAGGGCATTATAAGGAATAAGCAAATCCCAATTTTTGACCAGGCAGTGGCCTTCTTGTAGCCGGAATGACTTGCTAATGTTGAAACTTTGGATTTTTGGTAATTCCGTTGGTTGTAATTACTGGGCAGGAGCATCCATGGCAAGTCACTTTCATGTTCTTAGAAGGTTCTAATTTGTGTAGTCAAACTCCATACAGAGCTTCATACTCTAAATTAATAACCGACGTCAATCTAGAAGTCCGATGAGCAAGTTCCCTGCCATAACAGCCATGAACCATCTGTCCAAATTTTTTAGAGTGGTGATACGTTGACTCAAATGATTGTTTAATTAAGCTccattgattttatatatacaaCAACCAAGCTTTTCTTCCCTCCGAATGTGATATGATATCTATCATCAACAAGACTTTCCTACTAATATAATCCAAACCCTTCAACATCCCATCGGACTTGTATTACACCAAACTTTGGAAGAAATAATTCTACAATTTATAAACACTGAATAAACCTTTTATTGATATTCTATAACTtgttataaatttgaaaatatttttattggttttttttttatatatataatttgtttttagaaggGCGGTGTAAAtatcaaaaatccaaaatttcgCACATAACAGACAAAGAACCACTTGCATCCGAGGTTAATAAATGCCACAGGACTTGCTATAAGCGGACAAATGGGCGAATTCAATGACGACTCACCAACCATCTGAGGCCCAGGGGATCGAAAACTCTATGGGTTCCAACATTGATTAAAACTTTCAAATCAGAACGCTCTGAGACCATTTGTGTTTCATATTTCATCATCCCTGATCATGGAGATATGTTCTGTAGTTAAAATGATTTTTgctttacatattttttaatccaaGTATATGAAAAGCTACGCTATTCACAGGCTCACAGTCAGAAAGTAGTCAGaagaaattaggaaaaaaaaagtgtcattaAAGATCCTAATATTAGTTAATGGATACAAAATTCAGATCCAGataaaagtagaagaaaagtgTAAACAAAAACGTAACCAAATGATTCAGTTTTGGCTCTGTATATACGCCGCTAATTCAGATGAATCCCGGCAAAGACCCACTTGGTGATCTCCACAAAATGGCCGAGGATGAGAGCAGCGGAGGTCGGGACGCTGAGTGTGATCATAGCCAACATCCCAAGAACCAAGCTGGGCCTGGTATTCATCAACTGGGACTGCAACAACCCCATTGCATCACATATAAACGCATCGTAACTAGTGTAGAAGTGCTTCTCCCATTCCATCCAATCCTCCGGCGGTTCATAGTTCCTCTCCACCATCTTCATCTCGTGAATTCGCTTCCTAAGAAcaatcaaattttcatccaCTAGCCGACCCCCATGATTTTGGTGGTCAGATCTTCTCCACGCAGAAACTCTTGTCGTGGAGCCTCTCTTCTTCCCGCAATCATTCCCTCCCCGGAACTTCGAAAATGGGCCAAGAGGGAGAGCAGTTGAACAAAGGCAAGCTGATTCCATTGAACTAGAAGTTGGAGAATAATTGGGAGATGGTATTAATTATCTCAGGCATCTTGATCCCATCTAAAgtatactatatatatattagaaaaaaggGGTGGTGGTAGGCATGTGACTCAGGGCCCCTAGGGTTCATGAACCGAAACTTAGGAGATAAGGAATGTGGGCAAACCGTGTTGTGTAACAGAGACACCTATCCTTTTGCGCGTTTTCCTGAGAGTTAATTCCGGGGAGCTGCGCCCGCCCAGAAACTGACATCTGGCTTAGTCTTTTCTAAATTATATTCGGAGATTTAAGAATTGCAAGAAGTGGGTGGGAAGGTATAAAGAAAACCCCATGATTGATGGTTGATGTTGATCGAATAGAATGGTTAGAAAATAGAAGTATAATTAATTGGAAATACATTAGAATAAAACAGTCTCTCGTACTGTGTGGTATTTGATTCATCAAGAGATCGTGCATGAATCTAGAAAGTTACCAGAAAATTTAACGATGAGATCTGAATGCAAGAAAGCTTGGGACCCCGAGAAGATAAGGCCGCCTTCCCGTTTGGGTGTTGGGAAGCGGCATCGTGGCTTTTGGTTGACTCTGAAAGGGACGGCGCCTTTGTTTATTGTTGATGCACTGTGTCTTGATTATGACTTGGtacaaataaatagaaaatggagAATTTATAAGATTAAGAAATCGGGCGGAAAGATTGGAAGACTACTGGGCTGAATTGGATCTGATGCATCTATCTACCAGAAGTTTACTGTTTCCCTTTAGATTCCACTTCATCGGATTCGGTAGATATGAGAAAATATGAAGGATCAATATTTAT is a genomic window of Vitis riparia cultivar Riparia Gloire de Montpellier isolate 1030 chromosome 1, EGFV_Vit.rip_1.0, whole genome shotgun sequence containing:
- the LOC117914761 gene encoding putative fasciclin-like arabinogalactan protein 20, whose product is MAYSLLTSLIIFCLFSLSSSLPSQTILDAAEILSDSGYVSMSLTLELVSQTLLPKSPSATLFAASDAAFIESGQPPLSLLQFHSSPLALSFESLRSLPVGAKIPTMFANHSLIVTSAASDSQISLNNVNITSSPLFDDGSLIIFWVDKFFDPNFPALGLTRSPSPNTGCTDDAIASSGFRDGTKMTVLAPADEVMMDRVGNFSNISSSIFLRHVLPCKVSWSDLVNFDDGSMLPTSLEGFTINITRSGDTLKLNEVSVAFPDMYYSDWLVVHGLGEVLTLLEGPEQAADSSSQI
- the LOC117926066 gene encoding uncharacterized protein LOC117926066 yields the protein MESACLCSTALPLGPFSKFRGGNDCGKKRGSTTRVSAWRRSDHQNHGGRLVDENLIVLRKRIHEMKMVERNYEPPEDWMEWEKHFYTSYDAFICDAMGLLQSQLMNTRPSLVLGMLAMITLSVPTSAALILGHFVEITKWVFAGIHLN